In Pedobacter sp. WC2423, the following are encoded in one genomic region:
- the lpdA gene encoding dihydrolipoyl dehydrogenase, producing the protein MQYDVVIIGSGPGGYVSAIRCAQLGLKTAVIEKYKTFGGTCLNVGCIPSKALLDSSEHYHNAAHTFTTHGIDLKDLTVNMPQMIARKDDVVAQNTAGITYLFKKNKIDSFEGLGSFVDKNTIRITKTDGTSETITAKNVVIASGSKPTALPFLPIDKKRIITSTEALNIKEVPKTMVVIGGGVIGLELGSVYARLGTKVSVVEYLPSIIATMDAGLGKELQRVLKKSLGMEFFMGHKVTGATAKGEKVTVSALNAKGEEMNLEADYCIVAVGRTAYTEGLGLENIGIKTEERGNKIPVNAHLETAVQGVYAIGDVITGAMLAHKAEDEGIFVAETIAGQKPHINYNLIPGVVYTWPEVASVGYTEEQLKEKGVKYKAGSFPFKASGRAKASMDTDGFVKVLADEATDEILGVHMIGPRAADMIAEAVVAMEFRASAEDIARICHAHPTYTEAIKEAAMAATANRAIHI; encoded by the coding sequence ATGCAATACGACGTCGTTATTATTGGTTCTGGTCCTGGTGGTTATGTTAGCGCAATAAGATGTGCACAATTAGGGTTAAAAACAGCAGTTATAGAAAAATATAAAACTTTTGGTGGAACTTGCCTGAATGTAGGTTGTATTCCATCTAAAGCCTTGTTAGACTCTTCAGAGCATTATCATAATGCTGCACATACTTTCACTACTCATGGAATTGACCTGAAAGATCTGACTGTGAATATGCCACAGATGATTGCACGTAAAGATGATGTGGTTGCTCAAAATACGGCTGGTATCACTTACTTGTTCAAAAAGAATAAAATTGACAGTTTTGAAGGTTTAGGATCTTTCGTAGATAAAAATACAATCAGGATTACCAAAACTGACGGAACATCAGAAACAATTACGGCTAAAAATGTAGTGATTGCATCGGGTTCTAAACCTACTGCTTTACCATTTTTACCCATAGATAAAAAAAGAATCATCACTTCGACAGAAGCATTAAATATAAAAGAAGTTCCAAAAACGATGGTCGTGATTGGTGGTGGTGTAATCGGACTGGAATTAGGGTCTGTTTATGCACGTTTGGGAACTAAAGTTTCTGTAGTGGAATACCTGCCTTCTATCATCGCTACTATGGATGCTGGTTTAGGCAAAGAATTACAGCGTGTATTGAAAAAATCACTGGGTATGGAATTCTTTATGGGCCATAAAGTAACAGGTGCAACTGCGAAAGGTGAAAAAGTAACGGTTTCTGCATTGAACGCTAAAGGCGAAGAAATGAATTTAGAAGCTGATTACTGTATCGTAGCTGTTGGCCGTACAGCTTATACGGAAGGCTTAGGTTTAGAAAATATTGGTATTAAAACTGAAGAACGCGGTAATAAAATTCCTGTTAATGCACATTTAGAAACTGCTGTACAAGGTGTATATGCCATTGGTGATGTAATTACAGGTGCAATGCTTGCGCATAAAGCAGAAGATGAAGGTATTTTTGTAGCAGAAACTATCGCAGGTCAAAAACCACACATTAACTATAACCTGATTCCAGGTGTTGTTTATACCTGGCCGGAGGTTGCATCAGTAGGTTATACTGAAGAGCAATTGAAAGAAAAAGGTGTAAAATATAAAGCTGGGTCTTTTCCATTCAAAGCAAGCGGACGTGCTAAAGCAAGTATGGATACTGATGGTTTTGTAAAGGTCCTGGCTGATGAAGCTACTGACGAAATATTAGGTGTTCATATGATCGGCCCACGTGCTGCTGATATGATTGCTGAAGCTGTTGTAGCTATGGAATTCCGCGCTTCTGCTGAAGATATCGCAAGAATTTGTCACGCACACCCTACTTATACTGAAGCTATTAAAGAAGCAGCTATGGCTGCAACTGCAAACAGAGCGATTCATATTTAA
- a CDS encoding ArnT family glycosyltransferase has translation MQKVLADQTTKWLYLFIGFAVLLNFTGLFVTVIGPDGALYASIAKNIAQHNNFIDLMVEGKDWLDKPHFPFWVTAVFFKTFGINTWAYKLPGILFIMLAAVYTYKFAKELYSKQVGLWAVLLLLTAQHILICTMDVRAEPFLTGLIIASVYHFYKALGKKWLGHLVIASVFAACAVMTKGIFALIPIAGAIAGELLIKKNWSMVFNFRWLLAAVLILVFMLPELYTLYHQFDVHPEKIVFGRQGVSGIKFFFWDSQFGRFFNSGPIKKSNGDPTFFLHTILWAFLPWSLLLYTAIFQFFRQNFKKPLWTEWFCISGSFLTLLVFSLSKFQLPFYITIVFPFFTIICAQYLCKVKLERSVKAIRMMQLIVGGIMMFLIVVLHYFFQPDNITVFSALLLAGAVALFIVVSLRPIDSHYKVFFQVCTIAFFVNLYFNLAYYPRLVKYQGDSEAAFWINAHNTKGLPVVQSNLGFAYSLDFYVNAPVYFFRPGEESLLPAKPYLLYADTELVDRYIQQGVKVKRLKTFGNYRITMVKGKFLNHATREQTLSVTEVVLIN, from the coding sequence ATGCAGAAAGTACTGGCAGATCAAACTACAAAATGGCTTTACCTTTTTATCGGGTTTGCTGTTCTGTTAAATTTTACCGGATTATTTGTGACCGTAATCGGGCCTGACGGTGCTTTATATGCTTCCATCGCTAAAAATATAGCACAGCATAATAACTTCATTGATTTGATGGTTGAAGGAAAGGATTGGCTGGATAAGCCTCATTTTCCTTTTTGGGTGACAGCTGTTTTCTTCAAAACCTTTGGCATCAATACCTGGGCTTATAAACTGCCGGGGATACTTTTTATCATGCTTGCTGCTGTATATACCTATAAATTTGCTAAAGAGCTTTATTCAAAGCAGGTTGGTTTATGGGCTGTTCTGCTTTTATTAACGGCGCAGCATATCCTGATTTGTACGATGGATGTTCGTGCAGAGCCTTTTCTGACCGGACTGATTATCGCAAGTGTTTATCACTTTTATAAGGCTTTGGGCAAAAAATGGTTAGGGCATTTAGTGATTGCGTCTGTATTTGCAGCCTGTGCGGTAATGACAAAAGGGATTTTTGCGTTGATCCCAATAGCAGGGGCTATAGCCGGAGAGTTGCTGATCAAAAAGAACTGGTCAATGGTTTTTAATTTCAGGTGGTTACTGGCAGCAGTACTGATCCTTGTTTTTATGCTTCCGGAACTTTATACTTTATACCACCAGTTTGATGTTCATCCTGAGAAGATTGTTTTTGGCCGTCAGGGGGTATCCGGAATTAAGTTTTTCTTTTGGGATAGTCAGTTTGGCCGCTTTTTTAACAGTGGGCCGATCAAGAAGTCAAATGGTGATCCGACATTCTTTTTACATACTATTTTATGGGCATTTTTACCCTGGAGTTTGTTGCTTTATACAGCAATATTTCAATTTTTCCGCCAGAACTTTAAGAAACCTTTATGGACGGAATGGTTCTGTATTTCGGGTTCTTTCCTGACTTTACTGGTCTTTTCTTTATCCAAATTCCAACTGCCTTTTTATATTACTATCGTATTTCCGTTTTTTACGATTATCTGCGCGCAATATCTGTGCAAGGTTAAATTAGAGCGTTCGGTAAAGGCAATCCGTATGATGCAGCTGATTGTTGGGGGCATTATGATGTTCCTGATTGTGGTATTGCATTATTTTTTTCAGCCAGATAATATCACCGTATTTTCTGCATTGTTACTGGCTGGAGCTGTAGCTTTATTTATTGTGGTGTCTCTGCGGCCAATTGACAGTCATTATAAAGTGTTCTTCCAGGTTTGTACGATTGCCTTTTTTGTTAATCTGTATTTTAACCTGGCTTATTATCCCCGGTTAGTGAAATATCAGGGGGATAGTGAGGCTGCATTCTGGATCAATGCCCACAATACAAAGGGTTTACCGGTAGTGCAGAGCAATCTTGGCTTTGCTTATTCGCTTGATTTTTATGTCAATGCACCTGTTTATTTCTTTAGGCCGGGAGAAGAATCTTTATTGCCCGCAAAACCCTATCTGCTGTATGCGGACACGGAACTGGTAGATCGTTATATTCAGCAGGGCGTAAAGGTTAAACGCCTTAAAACTTTTGGGAATTACCGGATTACCATGGTCAAAGGAAAGTTTTTAAATCATGCTACCCGTGAGCAGACATTGTCTGTAACCGAAGTAGTGTTGATTAATTGA